The genomic window aaagtaattaaacaaatattttattaaaaaaaataataattcaaaactaTAATGATATTACCTAATTTTTATCCAATCTGCACAATTTGGTGATGCCATTAACGTTTCAAGATCGTCTCGTCCTCGATAATATGGAGGTcgttcattaattttttgtggGGGGTTTTCTAAGATACCAACTGGCACATATCGATATAAGAACGATAACCATTCCAACAAAAATCTAATataaagcgaaaaaaaaaaattattactaagtATACAGGACGATATTCAAAAGAACTCAGAACTATacgaaattttaacaaataacagATAATGATTGAAGCAGAAGCCATGACAGCTGCCAACCGAATTAGGAGCTGCAGACAGTGGCACTTTAGAACAAAGATAGGGCATGCGCGTATTTTGGAGTATTTTAGAGTTTGTAGATTATGACCCCACTTGTAGAAATGGTCCAGCAATGAATCAAGAGCCGGAGACCTATCTGGTGCGGGGATTTATGGACCTAGATTAAATGAATCAATTCCTCTTGGCCAATATGCAACGGTTTTCAGAAATTTTCACCATGGTGAGAGGTAATACCCAGATCTGTAACACGCAAGGTTACAGTGGGACACATATCAAAATCTTCTCGGATAGTCAGGCCGCACTACGGATCCTTGACGCATCAAGATTCCAATCGAGGATAGACTATGAATGCTTGAATGGCCTGACACTGAACATCACAGTCAGGCTGATTTGCGTACCACTCTGACGTTAAAGGGTATGAAGCAGCAGACTCGTCGGCACGAAAGGCATCGTCTCAAACATCCCTTTCACCTAAGCCTGCAAATTCCCAAGATGCtccgtaatttaccgaatcaaggaATCGGTACGACCAgcccatcttgattactgggaCTTTGCGTAAAGCATGCGACAGACCAAACTGTGTATAAACACAGGTAGGCATTCGACTGTGCTCGCTTGAAGCTCACTAGAGGACTGTTGAGAAGGGTAATGGAGCTCATGAGAGACCACTGTCGATTGAACTTACCACCTTTAGAACATGGACTCGATACAATTTTATAGCTTCATCTGCTTGAAATAACATCTCTTACCCGGAGGCGTCTAGCTTTCGGATAAGAGATTGTTCTCAAGGAGAACAAAGTGCTAGCAATCCATTTGCGGCCACCCTcttatgtattataattattattaacaaataacagAACTCattaaaataagaacaaaagttcactcaatttttttcttattacgtggattatgtattaaatatctagaagtatttttccgaaaatgtAAATTACCTCCTAGTATTTTCCACTCCTTTTGTATCTGATCCCCAATGTTCTAAACCATAAttagcatattttttaataatttcaaatcgtTCTGAACTTCTAATATCccataatttttgttctttaattTCAGTGAATATCCATGGTTTGATTAAAGCGCCACGtccaattgttacaccagatacaTGTTTATACGTCTCctgcaaaaattattaattcctAAAATATACTTAGTAACACACTCGACCGATTTGATGGTTAACCATTAAAGTGGCGTATCAGAAAATTATGGTACtttcttaaaactttggaatttcTTTACTATAGGATATTAGAGCAGGGTGTGAGGGGTTACTATAGTTATAGGTGAACTGTGCAAATTTTGCACAGACAAACCATTTCcgataaaattgaacaaaagaGAATCATAAAAGTCCGTGTATTTTTGCACAATTTCAGTTAATTATACCTCTTAAGGTAATACAAGTGCCAAGGCAAATTAAAACTTGTttactttatcaaaaatttccttgcgctcgtacatccttaaacgaTACGGTaacaaaatctaaatttttttttctctcaacGCAGGAAACTATGTTCCTatgaataaatctttttttaaaattggagTTAACTGTGACCCTAGATACCGCCATACTAACTTAATgaactttttaagaaaactgGACCTTATGATGCATGAttgtggaaaattaaaaacttcacTTTGCCTTAATGTAATATATACCGATTTACTTACTCGAGCATATTTATAATCCTCATATGATAAAATATCACCATTTCCAAAAACTGGTAGCGGTGCTGCTAAACTcgcacatttatttatataatcccAGTTCGCCATTTTTGTATATCTTTGCTCTCTAGATCTTCCATGGACCTTTAAACACacaatcataataaatttcgatttttgccccaatttcctagatcagttttttgtattttaaaatacgtattttcgactaccaagtagtcatcatcagtaagaattagctagtgaatgttactctttgctaatttggtggcggactgcacattcactagctaattcttactgatgatgactacttggtagtcgaaaatacgtattttaaaaatacaaaaaactgatctaggaaattggggcaaaaatcgaaatttatttcgacatatcctagagttctcatttattatcttcgataatatttatattacacaatcataattaaaatataagacagtacaacaaatttttatagcttacaGTGACCATTGATGCGCCCCAATCTCGAAATTTTGGTACCAATTCATGAGCAATATTTTTATCAGCATAAATACCTGTACGTGTTTTAATTGTTAAAGGCACGTCTAATATTTGACTAGTAGATCTGATCACAGATTCTAAAACACGTTCTTTGCGTAATAATCCAGAACCTGCACcctaaaaacataatttaagtaGTTCCTGTTCATTCTGAATTGtattctttcaaaatattaccTGTTGATAAACCAAATCAATAGGACATCCTAAATTTAAATCTACAAAATCAATTTCCGTATGATCTTGTAATAACTGCGCTGCTTTTGCTATTAAATGAGGTTTGTTGCCACATAATTgcacctaaaaataaaaaaaaactattttagagaaattaaattaaaaaagagtaTGGTTATTTTAAGGATTCAAAAACTCTCAACTGTATAAGTCTATAGCAGGGGTGGCGAATCAAAGGCACGCGACACAATATTTTGGGCACGATTTGAACAATACCCACAGTTGTTAGATGTTATGTGCCTCCAAAATTGATGATATATACAGACACAATGAATTGAATGTGAAGCTTCAaggcacaaataaaaaaattattgccaaGATAGATCTCAGTCGCTAAACTACATGTTTTCAGGaacgatattataataaaaacctacaaatattttccgaacttgaaaaaaaaacaacgatatATCTGAATAAGTTGGAAATTGACGACTTTGAAATCTAGCTCAGCAGCGGATAAATTTCCAATCTAATTCAATGTGGAttcaaaagtttattgaaaCAAGGAAAGAGTTGAAAACAATAAGAGTTGAAACAGAAAGATTTTCAagcaatataattaatataagtaaaaatgcCAAGAACAAAATTTGGGAACCATGGAATTCGTTACCAGGCATATTTAACTGTTTGAAGAAGCTGGCTCGTGCTGTTTTAACCATATTTTCATACCTACATCTACGAATCAGATGATTTTGAGaggtaaacaagtgaaaacaagcaatttactgaattaattgttgaaatactccaTATAGAAAGTATTGAACATAAGTCCTcacattacttttttaataaattaaacgagtttaaaaaaccaatacaattATGGTGGCCTTTTGATCGCCATTTATTTGGCTTaacaagaccactagttaaagcagcctgcaaattttcaactcgatcttttgtaattttggagaaaatggacactaaaattttatcttaatttgcACCcacacaggtaaacagtgatgcttacaaaaaaatattttaaacaaaagttgtttatttttttcattcaccatttacgaactcaactccactttttatgtcctgagcacgtttATAGCCTGCTCAGGATGCTCATTATAAATTTCACCATGATATCtcttatcgtttttgagttatcgtgttgacagacaagCAGACAAACGGTCAACCGAAAGTGGActacttaggtgatttttttaacacccataccaaaattttgtcgtagcatcaatatttttaagcgttacaaacatgggactaaacttagtatacactgatatacagggtgggcaatcttttaaaattgatacaTAAAGGTTTGCCACTCCTGCTGAGGAGATTTACTTAAAGgttcaaattttactttaaaatattggcTGCAGCTAatgtttagtttaaaattaattgttcgaAAAATACATACACCAAATATGTCTtcacttttatgtttttttgctAAAGCCCATTCTTGACCATGGCCTTGTAGTAAAGAGACACTCATTGCCATTTCGCCACAAGTTATATCTGCACCATATTCTTTACAAATTCGCCtgacaaacatacaaaaatttaataattattgaatcttTTACCTAAAATTATTTCTGATTCAGTACCTGAATGGTAAATTACCAACGGTTGTTAATggacttaataataatttatcacgccattgaattttctttttttcagatgtgcgtaatttaataatatcttcaTCCGAAACCGTACCACTAGTTTTAACTTCGTTTGTTTCAACGTTTTCGTTAGTACCATTTTTATCCGATTCACTATCattttgttttgcattttttaCACTCTTTTCAATTTGTTGAACGATTGCATCGACTTTCTTAAAATCATAAGTACGTTTCCTTAATGAAGTTTGTAGTTCCTGCGATagtatatttattgtttgagGGCCATTATTAAGATActtttcgtaaatatctttattgacaatatttttaccGTCTTTACTAGTATGAGCTGATCCAAAACGACAAGCTAATCCTCTAGGACATCTGCCACGAACATCAAAATTGTAACAGTTATTTCCTAAACAAAATACCAGAACCTTTAACCTTTAATCACAAGATTATTTCATGTATTTGATTTACCAACGTCAGCcggttttgattttaaataatcctCCACGTTATGTATAAATTTACAGTTAGGGTAAGAACAAGTTTTTGACTCTTCACCTTCAGCAATATCTATTAATTGTTTACATAATTCTAACGTTAAATCTCTCTTAAAAGGAATTCGACGTGCTTTATTTTGCCCTCGtgccttttttttagtttctaatttaacttttttatttgctgGTTCTTCGGAGTTTTCTGTCTCGTTGGAAGCACCATTTGCTTCAACATCCTGTTTctcagattttattttttgattataatcaGGTATAACATATCTAGAAAACATTTTCGGTGCATGTTAGAATTTaccaaaatcttataaataggATGTAAAAATACGTACTCTGATTTTATGGCACATACTCCTTCTAGAGACATAATTGTCTAGTTTTCCAATTTATCTAAGTATAGTTCAATAATtagctattattaaaaaatgaaattttaatttatttggataATGTTTGGATTTTTGATTTGTATTTCGAGGTTATATTAAGATAATAGAGATGATTACGTACACGTGATAACAATAACAATCATAGATATGCTTTccatttctaaaactttttgtataaattacaaTGCGCTTACGTTACACCATCAAAGAAATTGGACCAAGTTCTTTGATGCTCCCAAAAATTATCTTACCTTTGTGGACTCGCCTGAAATGCAAATTCTTGCCAGAAAATAGAAAACTAGATCTCGAGTTCATTTGACAATTGGGcgtatagtttctgagatattgctcAAAATCGTATACGAAAGGTCAATATATcccggaaaaaattttaattgatatcttagaaactttTTGTTTAACCGCAAACTTTGccaaattatagtttatttttttagtaaaattaaaggTTAGATGGCTAACaagctaaaaaataaaagcGTCAGCGATCCAAGCGGTGTAATGGtacaggagctcgcaacgtcggcaaaaaaagaattttatttttgctcaatttttgctgattttatgatatgttgttcccCTTGCTCTTTCTGTTAGAGCTTGGGCCATCTGGCTGCCGGAAGTGGTTCcgtttagtactgcgcagcctaAATTTACAGGtcataatactaaattttaagagaattttattatgtctgcaattttaatattatgttatttaagtttacaaaaacctaaaattaatttgccagACGTTAATTCGGTTGCTAAACCTtgaaaaaagcgaaaaagttatgaaaaataaatgacaattcttttaaaatttaatattatgaccTGCACATTTTGGTtgcgcagtactaaacgcaaccacttcCGGCAGCCAGATGGCCCAAGCAATGACAGAAAGAGCAAGGGGaacaacatattataaaatcagaaataataaaattctctctcgaaaacgttgcgagctcctATACTATAAAGTGTTACTATTTTTACGGCTTGAACCGTTTTCTAGCAATTCTTAAAAGTACTTGACACTtgtaatatcataaaataatcaattgttttggtactttttaattttattgcaacCTTCAGACTTTTTCATAAACACGTCACACGTCAAgaattttttgagtttattaAAATACGCGTAAATGTTGCGTTttttatacatgtatgtattgGCAACATTGTTTTTTTCGTAGATGCTGTAAAAAATGTATCAGTTGTATATGTGTCAGATAAAATCTAATTTgtgttaagataattttttttgtaattaattgataacaaaatttacacattattttaaagaaatttgttaaaaatacatattaaaatggTTAAACTATATTCATTAAGT from Chrysoperla carnea chromosome 2, inChrCarn1.1, whole genome shotgun sequence includes these protein-coding regions:
- the LOC123292071 gene encoding tRNA-dihydrouridine(47) synthase [NAD(P)(+)]-like → MSLEGVCAIKSEYVIPDYNQKIKSEKQDVEANGASNETENSEEPANKKVKLETKKKARGQNKARRIPFKRDLTLELCKQLIDIAEGEESKTCSYPNCKFIHNVEDYLKSKPADVGNNCYNFDVRGRCPRGLACRFGSAHTSKDGKNIVNKDIYEKYLNNGPQTINILSQELQTSLRKRTYDFKKVDAIVQQIEKSVKNAKQNDSESDKNGTNENVETNEVKTSGTVSDEDIIKLRTSEKKKIQWRDKLLLSPLTTVGNLPFRRICKEYGADITCGEMAMSVSLLQGHGQEWALAKKHKSEDIFGVQLCGNKPHLIAKAAQLLQDHTEIDFVDLNLGCPIDLVYQQGAGSGLLRKERVLESVIRSTSQILDVPLTIKTRTGIYADKNIAHELVPKFRDWGASMVTVHGRSREQRYTKMANWDYINKCASLAAPLPVFGNGDILSYEDYKYARETYKHVSGVTIGRGALIKPWIFTEIKEQKLWDIRSSERFEIIKKYANYGLEHWGSDTKGVENTRRFLLEWLSFLYRYVPVGILENPPQKINERPPYYRGRDDLETLMASPNCADWIKISEMVLGPVPENFNFLPKHKANSYQ